The region CTGGCGGCCACAACGTGAGATAAATAACCGGCCGTGAAATGAACCACCCCCACTACCTTCGTtgccagacctgtatgtaagaccgtggttgGTACCACCACTTAAATGGGTTCGATCACTGATCGGTGTAACATACAGTTTAGTGGGTTCGACGCGCTTTtggatggtttttttttgcattcctGGGGGTACGACTGGTGAGACGAGTTTGGCAAAACAATtctgaaaattagaaaaagaaaggttttttttgtcttttggatcttttaaaaaatagttatattaattctttgatgcactatatTGCCgttattttgcgagaggaattgtTCGATTGCGCGCAGTCCGAATATGCTGCAACTGATCAGGATTTACAGCCGCAAAACGAAAGATTTCCCACCTAATTTCTGTGCCGCTGGTCCTTTGCgttttttaatgtattttcTGCATTCCTGAGGGTTCAATTATTCTAGAGAGGGTTATACAAAAACCGTGGAGAGTACATTCAGTAATGTCACTTTGGAAAGAATGTTGTCAAAGGCTATTCAAGCGAATAGCTACTTTGTTGGgtttgacatttttcttcaGCATATGCACATTTTTCagtgtcaaaaatatttttatttcacttttatgTATTCGGCATTTGAATGATTGTCGATAAGTAATATCGATCACCCAGACGTTTTTGCATTCACGTAACCTACGTCATTTATTCATGATAATGCATCAGCGTTGacattaaaataaatcaatttttgaatctaATATAAACATGATGCAAGAACTGTTCAAAATTGTTTATGTCTTTGATCACTGGTGTGTATGATAGTAGAAGGATTAAGACATTACGTTTATTGTTGTCTGTTATATAagaattatacatttttcacaattgtCACTCAATCAACTTCATCGGGTCTTACGGGATGTGTTAATGGTATAACTGACTTCTTTTTAACATCCCTTGATAAAGCTTTCCGCatatctgaaacaaaaataatatataataataacaccaccataattaataattagaTCCCTTGAAGATTATTAGATAGAAGTTTATTCAAATTGCAAGCAATgactttcttctctttctccttaTCCTGCTGAGGGACATTATCAatccgaaatttaatttcaatgtgatttactttttttgcCACAGATTTGTTCAGATAAATTTACtgttttataattgaatataagtTAAACATGCGACTAACCATAAGCATCTTCATCTGGATCACCACTGTAGTACTCTAAAACAGTTCTATAAACAATATATCCCAGTTCCTGATACATTTTTATTGCGACTTTGTTACTCACTCTGACAAAAAGGTCGACAAAGTAGGCTTGCTTCCTGAAAcattgttaaattttatatatacatatatatatagaatcACTGTTGCATGCAAACctttcaaaagtaaaataatgagaaaGTAGTGCGTACTTTTCTGATACTCCTTCCAAGAATTTCATTAATGTTGCAGCTAGTCCTAGCCTACGATAATCAGGAGAAACAGTAAGAGCTGTTACATGACCGTGCCAATTTTCACTGTGACCTTCGGCTTTTCCCATAACTGCAAAGGTAGTATAGAAGTAAGGGATCCAGTGCTAATACTAGTAgatttatataaaattcacTTTGGATttattgttagaaaatttGACTTTTCTCATTTATAGGAACTAGACGCTTTCAACTTTccagaataaatttttcagttattttgtggCGTAGTAACTAAAgatagtaataaataattatcggATATATTTAACTATTATTGaactcatttttcaattcttcgaaACTATCTTAATTTTATATCAGCTTACTTACTATAACCCATAATTTCTCCAGATGGGGATTCAGCGACTTGAAAATACTCAGGCCAATGGGCCAGGTACTGCATGTAGAATGACAGTCCATACTAAGATCGAACCGTTGAggatatatttaaaaattgaattgaaataaacatTTCCTAAAGACAGATaatcttatttcttcttgTATATCACAATTAGCGATACAAGTGGAATAATGCAGCATGTGAAAGGATACTGTTTCTGTGAGTGGATCCAAATTCCTGTTTCATAACAGatacaaaatattaaaatatcataATAAAGATTACATTGCATTGGTTAAAGAATCCATTCGAGCTTGGATAACTGAAGTTCACTGATAACATGAAATGGCATCAAAGATTCAGATTTACAGTATGATAATTTGTTTTGATACAAGTTTTGTACAATGCATTGAAGTTTTGTTATTggatcaaaatatttttcaggttACATTTCGTGTAGAATCAGTACTTACACATTGTTGAATTTGAACATATCATCGCAGGTGAACGGCCTTAGAATTGACATTTTCTGTGCTTATTTTCTAGAACAAATTACGATGGAAACCTGTGTAAAACGTTATCTTATTTTCATCGGGTTCTCACAAAATGAAGAATACTAACTTTGAAATGGTTGATGTTTGACCATGTATTGGTGGTTCGTTTTGCGATCGCGTGTTTGCGGTTCTTGATAGTTCCTGTTTTCGTGTTAGAGGCACAGTTAGAGGGCAGACTAGGGCAGGCACAGAATTCTTTTAATTAAGTCTTTTTCCTTTTGACCGAGCCTTTTTTGTCACAGGGGACACAATTGAATGCTACAATTAAGCGCAAGGCTACTGCGTGCGATCGCAAGATGGCACTAGGCGCAAATTATACATCCTTATTCCTACGGCTTATTTCACAAATAGTCGATCGATCAGGTGGTACGTGCATCGTATAATTTGTATCCTAACCTAACTTTTTTCGATCAAGAGGATCAAAAGAATCGTGAGAGAATCCAACCTAACACTAACCTGAAAAACTTATGCGGTTACCAAAGAAACCGCACAACGCAACTTATtagatataaatttattttaacagTTAACGCCGTCTATTAGAAATATTCATTAACGATGTTCAGAACCATACGTTTCGCGTCTCTGGTAAGAAATTTCGCAACCAAACCGGAGGAGATTGGAAATCTTGTTAAGGTGAGTTAAAGTATATCGAATAACAACTTCACCTTGAGTAACTACTTTCGTGTTGAAAATGATGCAACAAATATAACGTTTTCATTTCTCCAGAAATAATGGCATTGCAGGGCTAGTAGCAAGTTACGTTACTGATTTTCATTCCCTGTTTGACATTTTCTATTAAATGACTGttgatgacaattttttactgcATTCGTATGGTGTGTCTGGATCTTACTTGCGTTTTGCATTTTACAATTCGCATTTCAATATCTTAATCAGATCGATGATATTGTTACTTATTGTTTGGCTTACTGTATAAGaatgatatgaaaatttaatacgcAGTTTCGACTAATTGTAATAGGCAAATATCTTCATAaagtttaatatttatatttcatactTTGCAGCCATCAGTTTTAGTCATGTGAATAATTCGAAACCAACAAACTCAAAAATTCTATTCCTTTATAACTTAACAACGAGGCTGTGATAACAACAAACTTTCGTTGCTATACTAGAAACATAcaatatctgaaaaattccGTATAAtatgttgaatgaaattaattgctaTCCAGCGAGCCATTCTGTTAGCCACTTTGTCTAAAATTCACATGTTGTTTCAATAGCATTATacgaaacaatattttttatgaagTTTGCAGATACTGGTTCTAACGACGCAAACAATTTAGCTGTACATCTATATATTTTAAACCAAAATTTTGACATTCTTGTCCTTTTTAACTGGCATTTCtatattattacaaaatttaatttcttccgAGGAATATAAACTGAATATTTCAGTTGACGAGTTGAATTCTCAGATGATTGACAATTATGTAATACAGAAGTAGCATAAGCTTAGTGTTCCATAAGGGAAACATAATACTTTTTGTATATCACACTTCtcatatttcttatttttcgtctaagattgaaatttctaaattacgccttataaaaaaaaccaataaacTTGAATTGATATTTTGCTTGTTTCTTTTGACATAACTTTCTGAAgaatgattataaatttacataCAAAGCGGTAATGACAATATAGAGATTAACTTTTGTAACATTACTTGGCTTTTTCTGTGTTTCTCAAACGTTTGTCAAAGAATTTGATGTGTAAACAGATGTTCATTCTCTTTGTAATTCTTAACATCTTGAAGATTATAATGCagtattccattttttcatttcaaatccaACAGTAATGCATATTCGAGGTTTCGTTCATACTgtaaacattaaaaatttcaattttagacTAAGAATAATATACTTATAAGATAAAGATGAAATGTGGAGGACTAGTTTATTTTCGTCAACTACACGTAACAAATGTCAATAGTGAATCACCCagtgatatttattattgttaatgaTATCAGAgttcttttttcattatttaggGAAATAAAGTAGTAGTTTTTATGAAAGGCGTGCCAGAAGAACCAAGATGTGGTTTCAGTAATGCTGTTGTACAAATCCTCAGAATGCATGGTGTACAATATAACGCACATGATGTACTGGCTGACGAAGAACTTCGACAAGGTActaattgattaaattttttaaatttcagtaCCCCAACTCTAGTTGATTCCAAGAAGAGTTTATCCATTATTAATGCTTATATAACCACGTTAATtaggttttcaaaaaatttatatatgctatccaaaaaaaaaagaacgcaCGAAGACTAGAAACTTCTAAGTGACATtccaatttataattatatacggTTAACAGAAAACCTTTTAACAATCGCTAATCTATACATTAATTTAAATTACTATCTCTTATTTTAATAACCATTTTTCCTTTGGCGATATTGAATAATACAATGGGTTAGTCAAACGCTATGTGGTCTTTGGCTAACAATCGTTGCGTTGACAATATAACATACGACGTGCTATATGTAATAATCGTTATACTTATATTTTGGTCATGTGTGTGttgttacatgtatatttcttACAGGtataaaagaattttcaaactggCCAACGATACCGCAAGTATATATAAACGGTGAATTCGTTGGCGGATGTGACATAATGCTTCAAATGCATCAAAACGGGGAATTGAttgaagagttgaaaaaagttgGTATTAACAGCCTTCTTCTGGAAACTGGAAAAGAGGCTGATAACACTAAGAAATAGATGCAACGTGTTAATTCTCTGTAAATAGTTAATATATTCACGTTattgttcattttattttgtacctagTCAGTTTCTGttacaatagaaaaaaaaaacaaacaaattaagTTGACACGTGCATCTTTTTTCAACACCCCTTCATAGTGCAACGTGAGTAATGCACCTAAATTATATAAGAGCGTATGTATATTTCAACTTACACCATTACATGATTTTTCAgagcatgtatatatatttatgctGTCCCAACATTTATaagattattaaaaaactgcAGAGGAATCGGGTGAAATTAGGACTAGGTTAATGAATTTGATTCAAATCCTGATCCATTCGTAATTACATAATGTGTGTCTTgcattatataaaatataaaaataatttatctcCATTTGAATATCACGTCACTCGTGATAATTTACCTtctattaattaatttccttttcaattttcgtcctCTGAACATTTATATACCTGTACAAGGGATATATTTAGCATAATGTCATTGctgtttttttctcatcttacATTGATATTCTCGATACTTTGTCAAATTTCATTGTCAGTAGTACTTGAATTCGCATTCTGTGATGTTTTGGAACTTTTATATTCATCCTCGCagaatttcattttgattttcttagCATATTTAAAAGGAGAAAATCACATACGAAAAAGaccattgtaaaaaaaaattatatttttcgatgatTTTGTCGCATTCTTTGATGACTCAAATACCGATTACAgtgaacaaatatttttcttgcgTTCAACAGGGCgctttctattatttttttcgacttcACACAATACTGAGAGATGTGTTCCAAAAAATCGACATTGTGAACCTCGCTATAGTTtacaattaaaataataaaattattttatacaagaaACTGCAGCAACTTTTTTGTGCATTAATGTTTTTCGGCGTCTAACCATCCCTTTTTCTACATCTGGAGATATATGAAAAAAGTACCTCCGAAataggtatataaaataattttctacaaaatcaACCAAAACACTTTTCCATAAGAGTCTGGCCAATTATCAGACAAAACAGGCTGAGTTCGTGGTAAAGTAAAAACTTTACAGTAACCATTTGGTATAGTTAAAATTATCCAGTCATAGTATTACTGATCATTCGGTCGAATAAACTATGACGTAAATTTATGATGTAAAGTATCCAACTTCAATAATTAGAAGACGGAAAAAAGTATCAAATCAATCTAGTGTAACAACAAActgatcgttaattttttcgccATCTGGTAAATCTTCAGTGGTCGCACTGGCTACATTTTTTCTCTATGTATTTGATGGGAACTTGAGATAAATCGAAACACGTAGTTATTTATTCCGTCATACATCTTGCTTCCAtcgtataaattatacgaTATCCGACGCTGGGTTCACCATAGCTTACGGTAGGTATCGTCGTATCGTTTCTCCTGATTCTATGCGTGTTTTCAAAGGAAACAAATGAGTTTTATGTTATATGCATATAAGTATCGATGTGATAAATTTGTCTCAATATGACGTATACCACAGATGGTGTGCCTCTACGCCAATTTTTCTCTGGATCACAATAGCGGAAGGAAAATTACAGTTGAACAAGTATTCAACGTCGgtaagaaaatgagaaaatttgatgcATATTGGCGAATTGTTCAGTGATCTAAGCCCTGTTGATAAAGAAGGTAATATAGTATTGCGCGAGTTAACTCGCATTAATGATCCggtgtatttttattactgCAGAGGAATAATGACGTCgtactattttcatttcacgccGATATCAGCGAACTGAGAATGGTGGTTAGTCAAAGCCTCAAAGAACGAAGTCAAAGCGGTTACGCCGCGTCGCGGGCGAGGGGGTAGGCAAGGGAGGAACGGGTACGGCGCGCGCCGAGGTCGGTCGAGGGCGGCAAAGTGGGGGGATAGCTTGGAGCACGAAGCGCGCGAGCCGCGAATCGCCAGGGCCGTACCATTGATGCGCATGCTGCGGTGCGCTGCGCCTGAACATGTGCTCTTCGGACATCTACGCATGCCCAGCGGCGCAGTAAATAGGTAGAGCGTCTCACCCGGAACAAAGGTGAATGTGAAGGAGTCACGTGTACGTGGGGATGCACCACGTGGCGATTAAGTGATATTGTGTCACAGAGTAGGTTACATACTAGAGGTAAGTACGACGTAGAGAATAATATCGCCATAAGTTTCGGCTCAATCGTGCGGCTGTTCGTAAACTACATGGCGCACAGAGTACGGTGTGAGCGTCCCGAGTGCAACGCTATGCAACCTGGAGTAGTGGGTCCTGCGGGAAGCTATACATAACACGCAACACAACCGTTCGCTCACGTGTCAACAGTACGCACGAGCCTGAATCGGAGAACCTAGGTGGAGGGATCGGCCGGCCGTGTCAGCGAGAAGCCGGATAGCGGAGGAGGCAGCCGGCTGTTCTGTGGATGAACGACGGAGGGACAGGTGGAGAAAATGCGGGGACCGCGAACCGTCGGTACGTACGACGTCGTTCGGTAAGCCCTCGAGGAGTGAAGGGGGAGGCGTGTAGTGGCGCTTCGAGTGATAGGGGAAATCAGTTGCCGTACGAAATCCACCGCGGTTACACGTGCGTGCGTGATGTTATTGGTCTTCATCACACCTCTGCATAGTACGttgtgtgtacatacatacatacattcatTCGTATCGAGACGTCACTGACTGAGGGGAACATCGTATATATTCTTTTTCACGTAATGTGTCGGGCGACCTTAAACGCCGATAGAAAACTCTTGGACACTCAGTTCATGTTATATCTATagatgaacaataaataatcatgtGAGATGTACGTCACCCCGAATGCAAACTGATACATCAATTTCGCGCTCGAAATACACGTATCGTTTCATAATTATaccaaattataatatttacgtGATTGACATACATAGAGTAAAAACTGGAAATAAAACATTAAATATTGCTTATGCTTATTACGATATCCTCGGAATCTCTACTGTACCTATATCATACGTAGttgataataaatgaataataaataaaagtataataaataaatagacatatatattgtaaactCTTGGCGAgcgtatttttcaaactgtacGACGCGCGGTGGCTCCTTCGGCAGATAAAATAGACTCGTTCGAAATATTGATACTAACTTGGCGATAAGCAGCGCGAGGAAAAAGAGATAAAGCGAAACACGTAGGAGCCAATCAGGAGGAAATCGTTTCTGTTGGCCCGCCGATACGACTCCGCTGAAAGGATGCTGGACTCCGAACAACAGGCCAATCAGATTCAAGCGTTGGCTTCGCTTGACCATGACTGGCACCTACTCGAGGGTGAGCATACGACCTTcgttaatttgtttattaattgtctatatgtgtgtatgtacagTAATATTCGTCAATACTTTAAccttccggctaacttgttttcggtgTGAAGCAAAACGCGAGTTTTGTGACAATAACTGGCGATGCAGCTGACGTGAGAGAATGGGATGCATTGTCATgtaattcgaattgaattgaactcgcattttgtttcggacggGCAACAAGTTAGCCGGCAGGTTAAGGCATTGATGAATATTACTTTACTACATACATGATCTCCTGTCTTCTTTTCCAAAAAGTTGTCCTAAACATTCTTTTTTCTATATTATTTCACCCTCTTCGTGTAAATTGGAttagtttatttatattttatctcttGTTTATTCTGTACCTCTTGACTTTTCGCCGTTCGATTATGAGATTATCCCCTGTGCTCAAGGTGACTGCGCGAAACcttaaaaacatttttgtgTACCTTGTCTCCGCAACGGTGAATACCGTAAATACGTTCGTCGCTGTACTGTTACCAATAGAGTTTGCTAGTACCTCCTCCGTACCGAAACGAAACATTCCGCAGGAGTGTTGTACGAAATACGCATTGTTTTTATGAATAGTATACTTCGAGTTTTTAGAGGTTTACTGGATTTCTCATGTATCGCCATGCGTACCTACTCGTGCTGTTTACAATATGCACGCAGCTGGACAGAAGTTCGAAAATACATTGCTAAACTACGACGCGTCATGAGATTAGTTTTCCTACGTACCCACATACCTAAATCGTCAATAAAAACATAGCATTGTACCGTGTATCATGTTTCgttttatgtatgtatgcacaaGTCTGTGCACGTAGGCATACTTGCAAAAACAAAGAGAGACTTATAGGTAGTTGTTATACTATACTATCTCTTAACCTCGTTTGATCACTGCGGAGACAAACCATTGTGTGTACGAGTTTCATGGTTCATTAGTAAGATTGGTGTTAATCGTAAGTTAATGTTGAGTTTGTCTTTGAATGTTGACTGGTAATCTGCTACCTACGACGTATATGAATATAACTTTCGAATAGCTATTGTATAGTATTGAATAGTTATCAGTAATGGCTATTTAAAACCCGCCTTTTTCCGACTATATAGTACAACGATAAACAATCATCGGGGAAGACGGCTTACCAGATTTGTTACATACACTCTGCATATGcggtatattatattattgaacTCTTTCATAATCAGACGCTCAACTTATCGTAAGAAAGCCTAATTCAGCTTtgttaacaataattattaaacaaattGGATCAGTTATGTGCAGTGCGTATTTGTTGAGCAGGGGTGCTGAAATACCGTATACTTTATTCAAAGCTGTACATAttgaatttatatatacatttgaCTACAGgtaatatttacatttaccTACTCCAAACTTCCAAGGATCGTATATAATACCCGGAgataatatatctatacgaGGCCTTCCATGTCAAACCAAACGGTCGATTTCTCTACCCCTCATCGATCCCTTTGCCCCTTTACAAGCTGAAGTATGTATAAAAAGAATCAATCTTGAagtttttaagattttttcaacgatggCATGACTATATTGTCACttattcgaaaaatgtagtttaGAGCAATTTTTTGCTTCGTCGATATGAAAAATCATAGAATCACTAACTTTCTATTTTTCGAAAAGGATTTAACGAAGAAActtggatttgaaaaatttgaaatgattcaTCGCTTAACGTCCTATTACGTCCTTAAACCGTGTGAAAGGgcaagaagagaaaaatgtttgcgaaaaatagcatttttttcctcgatttaATATCAAACGATCCCACATACATCCACTTATTAACATtataactaacaataagaaacaTGAATAATTGTCATTTTGTCGACTGTACACCGAAAGCATATGACTCATGAGTTCGTGATGAGTTACTAGGAATACCTACAATGTACGTTGTATTTTAATACTCTAAAATTTTGCGTTTTAATGTATCTGCATGCATGGGTATGCAATAGTATgcatataaaatttatacgttGGATCGTAGGTGCATTTTTTTACATGCGTTTTACTCACTCACATTATTttagaaagaagaaaaaaaaatgatgtgtAGCATATGACGAGCGCGGTTTTGTAGTAAATGTTACCCAAATTGTGTTACCAATGTCTTCAATAAAGGTACAgataatataggtatgtataactGGTGATTCTGACAGCAAAACCCGTCCTATTAAATATGTAATTGCGTATTGTGTGTCAGCATTATTGTACGAATGACCCAATCCTGCTTTCGTAACATGTAATtaaatcgattaattaatCGAAGAGAAAAGATGTGATAATATTAGATGTTTTGTTTCCTGCGTATCAATATAGGTAtcaatataggtatgtataactTTGGTGATTCTGACAGCAAAACCCGTCTTATTGAATATGTAATTGCGTATTGTGTGTAAGCATTATTGTATGAATGACCCAATCCTGCTTTCGTAACATTTAATTAATCGAAGAGAAAAGATGTTATAATATTAGATGTTTTGTTTCCTGCGTATCATTGATCAAACACAGAGGTTTCGATCCTTTCGCAGATACCGCGCTCTGCATTCTATTCATTCGAAATTCATGGTAATTGAAAGAACCAATCGTACCATTTTCACGCACTTAATTCTCATAATTGGTTATAACAGAGACATGATTGAATGTGAAATTATACTTTGTTTggcataaaataataattctatgACGGGAGCATGTTC is a window of Neodiprion fabricii isolate iyNeoFabr1 chromosome 6, iyNeoFabr1.1, whole genome shotgun sequence DNA encoding:
- the LOC124184977 gene encoding N-alpha-acetyltransferase 20 isoform X1; translation: MSILRPFTCDDMFKFNNVNLDPLTETYGLSFYMQYLAHWPEYFQVAESPSGEIMGYIMGKAEGHSENWHGHVTALTVSPDYRRLGLAATLMKFLEGVSEKKQAYFVDLFVRVSNKVAIKMYQELGYIVYRTVLEYYSGDPDEDAYDMRKALSRDVKKKSVIPLTHPVRPDEVD
- the LOC124184977 gene encoding N-alpha-acetyltransferase 20 isoform X2, translating into MSILRPFTCDDMFKFNNVNLDPLTETYGLSFYMQYLAHWPEYFQVAESPSGEIMGYIMGKAEGHSENWHGHVTALTVSPDYRRLGLAATLMKFLEGVSEKKQAYFVDLFVRSTTVVIQMKMLMICGKLYQGMLKRSQLYH
- the LOC124184982 gene encoding glutaredoxin-related protein 5, mitochondrial: MFRTIRFASLVRNFATKPEEIGNLVKGNKVVVFMKGVPEEPRCGFSNAVVQILRMHGVQYNAHDVLADEELRQGIKEFSNWPTIPQVYINGEFVGGCDIMLQMHQNGELIEELKKVGINSLLLETGKEADNTKK